From the Bacteroidia bacterium genome, one window contains:
- a CDS encoding YCF48-related protein gives MSDRIAPVFKQRAVFLASFFSLVLLTAVSVSAQTLTWINPLPHGVTNNSIQRPQSNHIVIVGDQGRIIRSTDDGVTWKLTESNTTISFHDQSFIDAEYGWACGEDGIISHTKDGGKTWKRQNTRTSKRVYAVNFFSREEGWACGVGGLILHTTDGGQSWMDRSYNEPFFLRSIYFDDDKRGWAMGWNGLILETLDGGNSWIKKNFDLPGNPEYIYYVNNTTRLICGGNGLMLKTTDRGEKWRMIPTPTGVTLISMYFVGEKNGWCVGKGGVVIKTTDGGETWAKVNSGTDKDLMDVSFSEDGTGTGIVLGVEGTLLRSTDWGDSWYSVSKGSRASFYQVDFVDENNGIVLSNEAMTKATADGGATWTDAKVPGAIELSGLHMLDASNAWICGHMGYIAKTNDGGRSWTPARQEKGAHLYAIAFNKKGTGIAVGNEGVYLRSSNNGTTWEEATFPLKVKMLDIATLGDGCWVAVGDQTTMFRSCDDGASWKQVDFSNIEDFKSDFLSVHFHNMRTGWASGSRGAILYTEDGGQTWSKARTNLFLPVASIHFSSELNGMAVAPEGTVLVTNNGGRTWTNLPKVSDVGVMDVAAINSKLQWIVGHNGTILRCEW, from the coding sequence ATGAGTGACCGTATTGCTCCGGTGTTCAAACAACGAGCCGTTTTTCTGGCGTCTTTCTTCTCGCTCGTTTTGCTGACGGCGGTGTCCGTGTCGGCACAGACGTTGACGTGGATCAATCCCTTGCCACACGGCGTCACGAACAACAGTATTCAGCGTCCGCAGTCCAATCACATAGTGATTGTCGGCGATCAGGGGCGTATCATCCGTTCCACCGACGATGGTGTTACCTGGAAGCTGACGGAAAGCAATACCACTATTTCCTTCCACGACCAGAGCTTCATTGACGCCGAATATGGCTGGGCCTGTGGCGAAGATGGCATCATCAGCCATACCAAGGACGGCGGAAAAACCTGGAAGCGGCAGAATACCCGCACATCCAAACGCGTCTACGCCGTGAATTTTTTCAGCAGGGAAGAGGGTTGGGCCTGCGGCGTCGGTGGTTTGATTCTGCACACCACGGACGGCGGACAGAGTTGGATGGACCGTTCATACAACGAGCCCTTTTTCCTCCGCTCGATTTACTTCGATGACGACAAGCGGGGCTGGGCGATGGGTTGGAATGGTCTGATCCTGGAAACGCTCGATGGAGGCAACAGCTGGATCAAGAAAAACTTCGACCTCCCCGGAAATCCCGAATATATTTACTACGTCAACAATACCACCCGCCTGATCTGCGGCGGCAATGGCCTCATGCTCAAGACCACAGACCGCGGTGAAAAATGGCGCATGATCCCGACGCCCACCGGCGTGACGCTTATCTCCATGTACTTCGTCGGTGAAAAGAATGGCTGGTGCGTGGGGAAAGGCGGTGTCGTCATCAAGACCACCGACGGCGGAGAAACATGGGCCAAAGTGAACTCCGGTACGGATAAGGATTTGATGGACGTGTCGTTCAGTGAAGACGGCACCGGCACGGGTATCGTGCTGGGCGTCGAGGGTACGTTGCTCCGCTCAACCGACTGGGGCGATTCATGGTACAGCGTGTCCAAGGGGTCCCGCGCGAGCTTCTATCAGGTGGATTTCGTGGATGAGAACAACGGTATCGTACTGTCCAACGAAGCGATGACGAAAGCCACCGCCGATGGTGGTGCTACCTGGACCGATGCCAAGGTCCCCGGCGCAATCGAACTGTCGGGTTTGCACATGCTCGATGCCAGCAACGCGTGGATTTGCGGACACATGGGGTATATCGCCAAGACCAACGACGGCGGACGTTCCTGGACTCCCGCACGTCAGGAAAAAGGCGCGCATCTCTATGCCATCGCGTTCAACAAGAAAGGCACAGGCATCGCGGTTGGCAACGAAGGCGTGTATCTGCGCAGCAGCAACAACGGCACGACGTGGGAGGAAGCGACCTTCCCCCTCAAGGTGAAGATGCTCGACATCGCGACACTGGGCGACGGCTGCTGGGTGGCCGTCGGCGATCAGACCACGATGTTCCGCTCGTGTGACGACGGTGCCTCCTGGAAACAGGTGGATTTCTCCAATATCGAGGATTTCAAATCCGATTTCCTGAGTGTGCATTTCCACAACATGCGCACGGGCTGGGCGAGCGGTTCCCGCGGCGCGATTCTGTACACCGAGGATGGAGGTCAAACCTGGTCCAAGGCGCGTACCAATCTCTTCCTGCCGGTCGCTTCCATTCATTTCTCCAGCGAACTCAACGGCATGGCGGTGGCGCCGGAAGGCACCGTGCTGGTCACGAACAATGGCGGCCGCACGTGGACGAATCTTCCGAAAGTCTCCGATGTCGGCGTCATGGACGTTGCCGCCATCAATTCGAAATTGCAGTGGATTGTCGGCCACAACGGCACCATTCTCCGTTGCGAATGGTAA
- a CDS encoding metal ABC transporter substrate-binding protein, with amino-acid sequence MKHALPLSTILLVLLLSAGCADRREDDARPLVVVSIQPLAHWVDAVGGDALRVITLLPSNANPHTFELLPRQIEDASDARLLLTIGAGLEPWADKLAQNMKSDSTLRLVLSDGEQLLQDAHEHHHGHDHGHVHAFGNPHLWLDPLFAVRSVEKIRDALGRLYPQNAQRFRERAAHYIDSLRQLHADIEAVTTTWTQRRFIADHSSWVYFAERYGLREAGAIEQQPGREISARELAGLIRMMRASGIRAIFADKRSNARGVTLLAEESGARIAFLDPLGGALTSASYLTLMRENLAAMDGVMR; translated from the coding sequence ATGAAACACGCACTGCCGCTTTCGACGATTCTTCTTGTGTTGTTGCTGTCCGCGGGCTGCGCGGATCGGCGTGAGGACGATGCGCGTCCGCTCGTCGTGGTCAGCATTCAGCCCCTGGCGCATTGGGTGGACGCGGTGGGGGGGGACGCACTGCGCGTGATTACCTTGCTCCCGTCCAACGCGAATCCGCACACCTTCGAGCTTCTGCCCCGGCAGATCGAGGACGCGTCCGATGCGCGCCTGCTGCTCACCATAGGAGCCGGACTGGAACCCTGGGCCGACAAGTTGGCACAAAACATGAAATCGGACAGCACCCTCCGTCTCGTGCTCAGCGACGGGGAGCAATTGCTGCAGGATGCGCACGAGCATCATCACGGGCACGATCACGGACATGTACACGCCTTCGGCAATCCCCATCTCTGGCTCGATCCGCTATTTGCCGTACGTTCTGTTGAGAAAATCAGAGATGCGCTGGGACGCCTGTATCCGCAGAACGCGCAACGCTTCCGCGAGCGCGCCGCACACTACATCGACTCGCTCAGGCAACTCCACGCGGATATCGAAGCCGTAACGACCACCTGGACGCAGCGCCGCTTCATCGCCGATCACAGCTCCTGGGTATACTTCGCGGAGCGCTACGGACTGCGCGAGGCCGGAGCCATCGAGCAGCAACCGGGGCGCGAAATCTCCGCGCGTGAATTGGCCGGCCTCATCCGCATGATGCGCGCGAGCGGTATCAGGGCCATTTTCGCCGACAAGCGCAGCAACGCACGCGGCGTGACGCTGCTTGCAGAAGAAAGCGGTGCGCGCATCGCTTTTCTCGATCCCCTCGGCGGTGCGCTCACGTCGGCGAGCTATCTCACACTGATGCGTGAAAACCTGGCCGCCATGGACGGCGTCATGCGATGA
- a CDS encoding metal ABC transporter ATP-binding protein, producing the protein MSDIPDIEFRNVSVSYGQLPALEDVSIVIPHGSFWGIIGPNGSGKSTLVKAALGLLTPWRGEVRTFGRPPAQLGELRARIGYVPQYTQMDFSFPIRVIDAVMMGLYGSIGLFGRVRKEHREQAMHALRMVQLEDFAGRHISELSGGQRQRVLIARALVVQPRLLILDEPTAALDHSSAENLYDWINELHLSHDMTILLITHEIGVVSRHVDTIACMNRTLVAHGRPQEVLTAPTLETMYGCGAVLFSHGEVPHMVVRPESDAHGHHH; encoded by the coding sequence ATGAGCGATATACCGGACATAGAATTCCGTAACGTCTCGGTCTCGTACGGACAGCTCCCCGCGCTCGAAGATGTCAGCATCGTCATACCACACGGGAGCTTTTGGGGCATTATCGGCCCCAACGGATCGGGGAAAAGCACGCTCGTGAAAGCGGCGCTGGGGCTTCTCACACCCTGGCGCGGCGAGGTCCGCACCTTTGGTCGCCCTCCGGCGCAGCTCGGGGAACTGCGCGCGCGCATCGGCTACGTGCCACAATACACGCAGATGGATTTCAGTTTTCCCATTCGCGTCATCGACGCGGTGATGATGGGCCTGTACGGGAGTATCGGGCTGTTCGGACGCGTCCGCAAAGAGCATCGTGAGCAGGCCATGCACGCCTTACGCATGGTACAGCTCGAGGATTTCGCCGGAAGGCATATCAGCGAGCTCTCGGGCGGACAGCGCCAGCGCGTGCTCATCGCACGCGCGCTGGTGGTGCAACCACGGCTACTCATTCTCGACGAGCCCACCGCCGCGCTGGACCACTCCTCCGCGGAAAATCTCTACGACTGGATCAACGAGTTGCATCTCTCACACGACATGACCATTCTGCTCATCACGCACGAAATCGGCGTGGTGAGCCGGCATGTGGACACCATCGCCTGCATGAACCGCACGCTTGTCGCGCATGGACGGCCACAGGAAGTGCTGACCGCTCCCACGCTCGAGACGATGTACGGCTGCGGTGCGGTACTGTTTTCTCACGGCGAAGTGCCGCACATGGTCGTACGTCCCGAGTCGGATGCACACGGGCATCATCATTGA
- a CDS encoding metal ABC transporter permease: protein MTELLSHTFMQRALIEAVLVGGVCALIGVYVVLNGLSFIGAGISHSTFAGVAFGLLLGIDPVLTALLFSMAVALSIGAVSEHSTLSHDTAVGIFFAATMALGVLLISLMDNYYVDIFSYLFGNILALTAADLWISGIMAALIGVVIALLYKELLALSFDAELAGVMGLPVRFLRYLLLALMALTVVLSVKSVGIVLVSALIVTPAAAAQQLTRSFSRMMLLSVIFGAGSSIAGLLLSYWINVPSGAGIVLVATLVFFIAWAVSPARRQ, encoded by the coding sequence ATGACAGAGCTTCTCTCCCATACGTTCATGCAGCGGGCCCTGATCGAGGCGGTGCTCGTGGGCGGCGTCTGCGCACTGATCGGCGTGTATGTCGTTCTCAACGGATTGTCGTTCATCGGTGCGGGAATATCGCACTCCACCTTTGCCGGCGTGGCCTTCGGACTGCTGCTCGGCATTGATCCGGTCCTGACCGCGTTGCTGTTCTCCATGGCCGTCGCGCTGAGCATCGGTGCGGTGAGCGAGCACTCCACGCTGTCGCACGACACCGCGGTCGGCATTTTCTTCGCCGCCACGATGGCGCTGGGCGTGTTGCTCATTTCCCTCATGGACAATTACTACGTTGATATTTTCAGCTACCTCTTCGGCAACATTCTCGCGCTTACGGCCGCGGATCTCTGGATCAGCGGTATCATGGCGGCGCTGATCGGCGTCGTGATCGCCCTTTTGTACAAGGAACTGCTCGCGCTCAGTTTCGATGCGGAGCTGGCGGGAGTGATGGGCCTGCCGGTACGTTTTCTCCGTTATTTGCTGCTCGCGCTCATGGCGCTGACCGTCGTGCTGAGCGTGAAATCCGTCGGCATCGTCCTGGTCTCCGCGCTCATCGTCACACCTGCCGCCGCCGCACAGCAGCTCACGCGCAGTTTCAGCCGCATGATGCTCCTCTCGGTGATCTTCGGAGCCGGAAGCTCTATAGCCGGTCTCCTCCTCTCCTACTGGATAAACGTCCCTTCCGGAGCGGGCATCGTGCTCGTCGCCACACTCGTGTTTTTTATCGCCTGGGCAGTATCACCCGCACGACGACAATGA
- the rsmA gene encoding 16S rRNA (adenine(1518)-N(6)/adenine(1519)-N(6))-dimethyltransferase RsmA, whose protein sequence is MDQSNYTPKKSLGQHFLHDMNIARKIVEELRPAVGDTILEIGPGKGVLTGLLVASGARVVAADIDERSIEALRDRFPANSTPNLRLLHADILDVALADVDWLHGVPVRVIGNLPYNITSQILFRLFDQHERIRDAVFMMQREVADRLVAPHGGKDYGILSVVTQVHARVHRCFHVSPNVFTPRPKVWSSVVHLDFHGALLGEIRNYSFFRSLVKATFGKRRKTLANTLRFAEIDSSALQDTHADWLALRPEQLAIGDFITLSNILLGYERRTD, encoded by the coding sequence ATGGATCAAAGCAACTACACGCCGAAAAAATCGCTCGGGCAGCATTTTTTGCACGACATGAACATCGCGCGGAAAATTGTGGAGGAATTGCGTCCGGCGGTAGGCGACACGATACTCGAAATCGGGCCTGGCAAAGGTGTATTGACAGGGTTGCTCGTGGCAAGCGGCGCGCGTGTTGTGGCGGCGGATATCGACGAACGTTCGATCGAAGCCCTGCGCGACCGTTTCCCCGCAAACAGCACGCCCAACCTCCGCTTGCTGCATGCGGACATTCTGGATGTCGCGCTCGCGGATGTTGATTGGCTGCACGGTGTCCCGGTGCGTGTCATCGGTAATTTGCCCTACAACATCACCAGTCAGATTCTCTTCCGCCTGTTCGACCAGCACGAGCGGATTCGCGACGCGGTGTTCATGATGCAGCGTGAGGTGGCGGACCGGCTCGTCGCGCCACACGGGGGCAAGGACTACGGGATACTCTCGGTAGTGACGCAGGTACATGCACGCGTACACCGCTGTTTTCACGTATCGCCGAATGTGTTCACGCCCCGTCCAAAAGTGTGGTCCAGCGTGGTGCATCTCGATTTCCACGGTGCGTTACTGGGAGAAATCAGGAATTATTCGTTTTTTAGAAGTCTGGTCAAGGCCACGTTCGGGAAACGGCGAAAAACCCTCGCCAACACCCTGCGATTTGCGGAAATTGACAGTTCTGCGCTTCAGGACACGCATGCGGACTGGCTTGCATTACGGCCCGAACAGCTCGCCATCGGCGATTTCATCACATTAAGCAACATCCTGCTGGGATATGAGCGACGAACCGATTGA
- the mgtE gene encoding magnesium transporter — MSDEPIDNREEDVFYDSVDGVQSTTTLADPELLEDIRVLVETQSAAALLNILTDLRSADIADILNQLPDEDARYLFELLPPEEASEVLLDLQEHVREALMVELTAERLSEIVVELDSDDAVDIVSELAEEIAEQILDTLEPDDSAELRELLGYDEDTAGGLMATEFPVVRFSGTAQDAIEAVRSTAEDTPDVYEVYAVDEDGKLRGIIDLKNLLLVKADTPVTDIMDVDIISVRTDVDQEDVANVMRKYDLLTLPVVDAENHPVGIITFDDIADVIHEEAQEDISRMSGIMDDTDTSSSVFDIFRGRLPWLLVGFAGEILAAFVLSNFEEEISKVVIAAFFIPIIMAMGGNAGIQASSVVVRGLATGELALSRTFRRLVREFTSALLMGVALGLLLFVIVIAWSGDGNFGLTVSLSLLIVITNATIVGATVPLMLDRMNIDPALATGPFITTSNDALGLLIYLALLTLIYL; from the coding sequence ATGAGCGACGAACCGATTGACAACAGAGAGGAAGACGTTTTCTACGATTCCGTCGACGGCGTGCAATCCACCACGACGCTCGCCGATCCGGAACTGCTGGAAGATATCCGTGTGCTGGTCGAAACGCAGTCGGCCGCGGCGTTGCTGAACATTCTCACCGATTTACGCTCCGCCGACATTGCGGACATTCTCAATCAGCTCCCGGACGAAGACGCACGCTATCTGTTCGAGCTCCTGCCACCGGAAGAGGCCTCCGAGGTACTGCTCGATTTGCAGGAACATGTGCGCGAAGCTCTCATGGTGGAGCTCACCGCCGAGCGATTGAGTGAGATCGTCGTCGAGCTGGATTCCGACGACGCGGTGGACATCGTTTCCGAACTTGCGGAAGAGATCGCCGAGCAGATTCTCGATACCCTCGAGCCGGACGATTCCGCCGAACTCCGCGAACTGCTCGGCTACGACGAGGATACCGCCGGCGGTCTCATGGCGACGGAATTCCCCGTGGTCCGCTTCTCCGGGACCGCGCAGGACGCCATCGAAGCGGTTCGGAGCACCGCCGAGGACACACCGGACGTGTACGAAGTCTACGCCGTAGACGAAGACGGCAAGCTGCGCGGCATCATTGACCTGAAAAACCTCCTGCTCGTCAAAGCCGATACACCAGTGACGGACATCATGGACGTGGACATCATCAGCGTGCGCACGGACGTGGACCAGGAGGATGTGGCGAACGTCATGCGTAAGTACGACCTGCTGACGTTGCCGGTGGTGGACGCGGAGAATCACCCTGTGGGCATCATCACCTTCGACGATATCGCGGACGTCATCCACGAAGAGGCGCAGGAAGACATTTCGCGCATGTCGGGTATCATGGACGATACCGACACATCCTCTTCCGTGTTCGATATTTTCCGTGGGCGCCTCCCCTGGCTGCTCGTGGGTTTCGCGGGCGAAATACTCGCGGCCTTCGTTCTGAGCAATTTCGAGGAGGAGATCAGCAAGGTCGTCATCGCCGCGTTTTTCATACCCATCATCATGGCCATGGGCGGCAACGCGGGCATACAGGCCTCCTCCGTCGTCGTACGCGGCCTTGCCACCGGTGAACTTGCCTTGAGCCGAACATTCCGGCGACTCGTGCGGGAATTCACCTCCGCCCTGCTCATGGGTGTCGCCCTGGGTTTGCTGCTGTTCGTTATCGTCATCGCGTGGTCCGGCGACGGCAATTTCGGTCTCACCGTGTCGCTTTCCCTGCTCATCGTGATCACCAACGCCACCATTGTCGGAGCCACCGTTCCCCTTATGCTGGATCGCATGAACATCGATCCGGCCCTCGCGACCGGCCCCTTCATCACAACGTCCAACGACGCGCTCGGATTGTTGATTTACCTCGCATTGCTGACACTGATTTATCTGTAA
- a CDS encoding phosphatase PAP2 family protein: MPKRLLKSLLAHYTSMDLVNSVFFMLLALFTLLYHQDIPGWELFLVSDALVIGAIVVLARFAARRGHIWNLLHGFYMMLCIPIAFKQMYFLVPAINPIDYDRALMAIDRALFRSDPTHVLMAIAHPVLTEVLQIAYGSFYLLPLILAVDLYRKMRMKAFKTVFMMVILGFYLSYLGYVAVPAIGPRFTLHTFDSKDAELPGLLLTTPLRAYTNTGESIPPGTPDPAATVQRDVFPSGHTQITLLVMLLAFRYRARTRWFLLVTGSLLILATVYLRYHYVIDLIGGALFAVLTLQLGRIIDDWWTARRQRYAAQTMHWRTDVRGASHPS; the protein is encoded by the coding sequence GTGCCGAAACGTCTCCTGAAATCCCTGCTCGCGCATTACACGAGTATGGATCTGGTCAACAGCGTGTTTTTCATGCTGCTTGCGCTCTTTACACTGCTCTACCACCAGGACATTCCCGGTTGGGAGCTCTTTCTCGTTTCGGATGCGCTGGTCATCGGGGCTATCGTGGTGCTTGCGCGTTTCGCCGCACGACGAGGGCATATCTGGAATCTGCTGCACGGCTTTTACATGATGTTGTGCATACCGATCGCGTTCAAGCAAATGTATTTTCTGGTCCCCGCCATCAATCCCATCGATTATGATCGCGCGCTGATGGCTATTGACCGGGCCTTGTTCCGCTCCGATCCGACGCATGTACTCATGGCTATCGCCCATCCGGTACTGACCGAAGTGCTGCAAATCGCGTACGGCAGTTTTTATCTCCTGCCGCTCATCCTCGCGGTGGATCTGTACCGGAAAATGCGCATGAAGGCCTTCAAGACGGTGTTCATGATGGTCATACTCGGATTCTATCTCTCCTATCTCGGCTATGTCGCCGTGCCGGCCATCGGACCGCGATTCACGTTACATACTTTCGACAGCAAAGACGCCGAGCTGCCGGGACTGCTGCTGACCACGCCGCTCCGTGCGTATACGAACACCGGCGAATCCATTCCTCCCGGTACGCCTGATCCCGCCGCGACGGTACAGCGGGATGTGTTTCCCAGCGGCCACACGCAGATCACCCTGCTCGTCATGCTGCTGGCGTTCCGTTACCGTGCCCGGACGCGCTGGTTTCTGCTGGTGACAGGTTCGCTGCTCATACTCGCGACCGTGTATCTCCGCTATCATTACGTGATCGATCTGATCGGGGGCGCATTGTTCGCAGTGCTCACCCTTCAGCTGGGCCGCATCATCGACGACTGGTGGACAGCGCGTCGTCAGCGTTACGCTGCGCAGACCATGCACTGGCGGACAGATGTCCGCGGTGCTTCACATCCCTCGTAG
- a CDS encoding MOSC domain-containing protein: MHGSVAAISISARKGIPKSNRTSAELKEEWGIVGDAHAGNWHRQVSLLAMESIDTMRAKGLKVRPGAFAENITTQFITLPELAIGTLLRIGGTVLEITQIGKECHTRCAIYYKAGDCVMPREGIFARVLNGGVINVGDEVEVLPCAESVTVR; encoded by the coding sequence CTGCACGGCAGCGTCGCCGCAATCTCGATCAGTGCTCGCAAGGGCATTCCGAAATCGAACAGAACAAGCGCGGAATTGAAGGAGGAATGGGGTATAGTGGGCGACGCGCACGCGGGGAACTGGCATCGTCAGGTCAGTTTGCTCGCCATGGAGAGCATAGACACCATGCGGGCGAAAGGACTCAAGGTGCGTCCCGGCGCATTCGCCGAAAACATCACGACACAATTCATTACGCTGCCGGAACTCGCGATCGGTACGTTGCTCCGCATCGGAGGCACAGTACTCGAGATCACACAGATTGGCAAGGAGTGCCACACCCGCTGCGCCATTTACTACAAGGCCGGTGATTGCGTCATGCCGCGGGAGGGGATCTTTGCCCGTGTGCTCAACGGAGGCGTGATCAATGTGGGCGACGAGGTGGAGGTGTTGCCGTGCGCCGAGTCGGTGACCGTGCGCTAG
- the moaA gene encoding GTP 3',8-cyclase MoaA, producing MRPSLIDGHHRKHTYLRIAVTERCNLRCTYCMPADGLSLQPREHMLTTEEIVRVARVAVDAGVTKIRLTGGEPLVRSDLPEIVRRLRALPGLRQLGMTTNGTLLARSADVLCDAGLDAVNISLDTLRPERFARITRRDDHSAVMAGVAAALRAGFAKVKINMVVMRGVNDDELCDVAELTRERALDIRFIEYMPFDANAWSSGGLMTASEMRECLSREYTLHPAVGDTHAGVARMYRIPGFAGRVGFISAMSEHFCDTCNRLRLTADGSLKPCLFSTSECNIRSLLRSGADDASIAGVMNDALAGKWKAHPGVRQLVDLHNRSMIRIGG from the coding sequence ATGCGACCATCTCTCATAGACGGACATCATCGAAAGCACACCTACCTCCGCATCGCGGTAACCGAGCGCTGCAATTTACGCTGCACTTACTGCATGCCCGCCGACGGGCTCAGTCTGCAGCCCAGAGAGCACATGCTCACCACGGAGGAAATCGTGCGTGTGGCGCGTGTGGCGGTGGACGCCGGTGTCACGAAAATCCGCCTCACCGGTGGCGAACCGCTCGTTCGAAGCGATCTCCCGGAAATCGTCCGGCGCCTGCGCGCGCTCCCGGGCCTCCGGCAACTGGGTATGACCACGAACGGCACCTTGCTTGCGCGCTCCGCCGATGTGTTGTGCGATGCCGGCCTCGATGCGGTGAACATCAGTCTCGACACATTGCGGCCGGAGCGCTTCGCGCGCATAACACGACGAGACGATCACAGCGCCGTTATGGCAGGTGTCGCCGCGGCCTTGCGTGCCGGCTTCGCGAAAGTGAAAATCAACATGGTGGTCATGCGTGGGGTCAACGACGACGAACTCTGCGACGTCGCGGAACTCACGCGTGAAAGGGCTCTCGATATCCGTTTTATCGAGTACATGCCCTTCGACGCCAACGCCTGGTCCTCTGGCGGCCTGATGACGGCGTCAGAAATGCGCGAATGTCTTTCCCGCGAGTACACGCTGCATCCTGCGGTCGGCGATACGCATGCCGGCGTGGCCCGCATGTACCGTATACCCGGTTTCGCGGGCCGTGTAGGTTTCATCTCCGCGATGTCCGAGCATTTCTGCGACACCTGCAACCGGTTGCGTCTCACCGCCGACGGCTCGCTCAAACCCTGTCTGTTCTCGACAAGCGAATGCAATATCCGCTCGTTGCTCCGCTCGGGTGCGGACGATGCGAGCATCGCCGGGGTGATGAACGACGCGCTTGCGGGGAAGTGGAAAGCGCATCCCGGCGTGCGGCAACTCGTGGATTTGCACAACAGGTCCATGATTCGGATAGGGGGGTGA
- a CDS encoding cytochrome c, giving the protein MKTLRFHHILLALLIAIVVILTMSIETVWTKRNLEFLPGMVYSVPVEGQTERWVAEMRRRSPNPVPGTRVAREETTPGVLPAEALSSTDSSAQQRLSAALPRGREVYDIFCRPCHGAAGAGDGEVAKRGYPPPPSLLAENALRLSDSALYSIIADGRGNMPQYRSQITPADIRRSILHIRSMQQTAGQTTGGMQ; this is encoded by the coding sequence ATGAAGACACTGCGTTTTCATCATATTCTGCTCGCGCTGCTCATCGCCATTGTCGTGATTCTGACCATGTCCATCGAGACCGTCTGGACGAAGCGCAATCTGGAATTCCTCCCTGGTATGGTGTATTCCGTTCCTGTCGAGGGACAGACCGAGCGCTGGGTGGCAGAAATGCGACGCAGAAGTCCGAATCCGGTACCGGGCACACGCGTCGCGCGGGAAGAAACGACGCCGGGCGTGCTTCCCGCCGAGGCCCTGTCGTCGACCGACAGCAGCGCGCAGCAACGGCTGAGCGCTGCTTTGCCGCGCGGACGGGAGGTGTATGACATTTTCTGCCGGCCTTGTCACGGAGCTGCCGGGGCCGGAGACGGAGAAGTGGCGAAACGCGGCTATCCGCCGCCGCCGTCGCTGCTCGCTGAAAATGCGCTGCGCCTCAGTGACAGCGCGCTGTACAGCATCATCGCCGACGGTCGGGGCAATATGCCGCAGTATCGCTCACAAATCACGCCGGCGGATATCCGGAGGTCAATTCTCCACATTCGTTCCATGCAACAGACGGCCGGGCAGACGACAGGAGGTATGCAATGA
- a CDS encoding DUF3341 domain-containing protein: MTPPIADSTRRVLLAVFDNEHDILAAAKALRARGITILESFTPYAVHGLDKALGQRPSRLPLVCLLFGLSGAAAKLWFQVWTSAGSWPLNVGGKPLASVPAFVPVTFEITVLFAGLGTVATFLLRSRLWPGRKAAVVHQRVTDDGFGLLLHQDNAAFDVRAIEALCRAHHASVIEERVEVLS, encoded by the coding sequence ATGACCCCCCCGATCGCAGATTCAACCCGACGCGTGCTTCTGGCGGTGTTCGACAACGAGCACGATATTCTCGCCGCCGCGAAAGCGCTGCGCGCGCGCGGCATCACCATTCTCGAATCCTTCACTCCTTATGCGGTCCATGGCCTGGACAAAGCGTTGGGGCAGCGTCCGTCGCGGCTTCCTCTCGTTTGTCTGCTTTTCGGCCTGTCGGGCGCAGCCGCCAAACTCTGGTTTCAGGTCTGGACCTCCGCCGGGAGCTGGCCGCTGAACGTCGGTGGCAAGCCACTGGCGTCCGTACCAGCCTTCGTGCCGGTGACGTTCGAGATCACAGTGCTCTTCGCCGGGCTCGGCACTGTGGCCACGTTCCTGCTGCGCTCGCGGCTCTGGCCCGGACGCAAGGCGGCAGTGGTGCATCAGCGCGTTACCGACGATGGCTTCGGGTTACTGCTGCATCAGGACAATGCCGCGTTTGACGTTCGCGCCATCGAGGCGCTGTGCCGTGCGCATCACGCTTCGGTGATAGAGGAACGCGTGGAGGTGCTCTCATGA